From the genome of Gemmatimonadota bacterium, one region includes:
- a CDS encoding Gfo/Idh/MocA family oxidoreductase, which translates to MMKESPREISRRSALRLGVAGMGAAGIGNALLATEGRSAVSKALRQDQELGPAPARPFAADPMEVVRVGFVGVGGMGGAHVRNFIRLDGVEIRSICDIDADRAGEVASWVTDAHENRPELYTRGERDFERMCAEEELDLVFTATPWEWHVPICLAAMENGKHAATEVPAAYTVDDCWALVEHAERYGRHCVMMENCNYDRPEMMVFHMARLGVLGEVLHAECGYLHDLRAIKFSESGEGLWRRAHSMTRNGNLYPTHGLGPVANVMDVNRGDRLDYLVSMSSPSRGLQEWAREHYPEGHAKRRERYVLGDVNVTLIRTVRGRTIYLSHDTNLPRPYSRIHLVQGTRGLFQGYPNRVHLEGSSPDHRWQDWEDLREEYDHPLWKDLEERSAGAGHGGMDYIEDYR; encoded by the coding sequence ATGATGAAGGAGTCGCCCCGGGAAATCAGCCGCAGGAGCGCCCTCAGGCTCGGAGTGGCCGGCATGGGCGCGGCCGGGATCGGGAACGCCCTTCTCGCCACCGAGGGCCGCTCGGCGGTCTCGAAGGCCTTGCGCCAGGACCAGGAGCTGGGCCCTGCGCCCGCCCGCCCGTTTGCCGCCGACCCGATGGAAGTCGTGCGCGTCGGGTTCGTCGGCGTGGGAGGCATGGGGGGAGCCCACGTGCGCAACTTCATCCGTCTGGACGGGGTCGAAATCCGTTCGATCTGCGATATCGACGCAGATCGGGCCGGAGAAGTGGCCTCGTGGGTCACGGACGCTCACGAAAATCGGCCCGAGCTCTACACCCGCGGCGAGCGGGACTTCGAGCGCATGTGCGCCGAAGAGGAGCTGGATCTCGTCTTCACCGCGACTCCCTGGGAGTGGCACGTGCCGATCTGTCTGGCCGCGATGGAGAACGGCAAGCACGCGGCCACCGAGGTGCCCGCCGCCTACACGGTGGACGACTGCTGGGCCCTCGTCGAGCATGCCGAGCGCTACGGGCGTCACTGCGTCATGATGGAGAACTGCAACTACGACCGGCCCGAGATGATGGTCTTCCACATGGCGCGCCTCGGAGTCCTGGGCGAGGTTCTCCACGCCGAATGCGGCTATCTCCACGACCTGCGGGCGATCAAGTTTTCGGAATCGGGAGAGGGACTCTGGCGGCGCGCCCACTCGATGACCAGGAACGGCAATCTCTATCCCACCCACGGACTCGGTCCCGTGGCGAACGTCATGGACGTCAACCGCGGCGACCGTCTCGACTACCTCGTTTCCATGAGCTCGCCTTCGCGGGGGCTCCAGGAATGGGCGCGTGAGCACTACCCCGAGGGTCACGCCAAGCGGCGCGAGCGTTACGTCCTCGGAGATGTCAACGTCACCCTGATCCGCACCGTGCGCGGACGCACCATCTACTTGAGCCACGACACCAACCTTCCCCGACCGTATTCGCGCATCCACCTCGTGCAGGGAACCCGCGGGCTCTTCCAAGGCTACCCGAACCGGGTCCACCTCGAGGGGTCCAGCCCCGACCATCGCTGGCAGGACTGGGAAGACCTGCGCGAGGAGTACGACCACCCTCTCTGGAAGGACCTGGAAGAGCGTTCGGCAGGCGCAGGCCACGGCGGGATGGACTACATCGAGGA